Part of the Clostridium sporogenes genome, TCTATAAATCAACTGGTAGATCACTGTGCCGATGAAAAAACTATTAATATGATAACAGAACAAATCGAATCTATTAAAGAAGTGGAAAAAATAGATGAATTAAAAACTAGGCTCCATGGAAGCAAGCTTTATGTAGATCTGGAAATTGCTCTTGATTATAGTTTATCTTTAAAAGAATCCCACAGAATAGCAGAAAAAGTCCATGACAAAATAGAGGCGAGCAACAATAACATTATTCATTGTATGGTTCATGTAAATCCTTATGGAGAATAATAAAATTTAAAACATGACCAGTCATATCACAAGACGTAACTGGTCATGAAACCACAAAAGGTACCTTAACTTGGCAAAAAATTTTTAATAGAATCTTACTTAAAACTTTTTAGGGAAATGAATTGGTTTATGAAGTACCTTTTTTATCCTAATAATATAAAATTTAATCTATCTTATTCTAAGACACACTCTTTTTATTCTAAATAAATATTGTAGAATTATTTCTTATTTTCGTTGTCTAAAATTATTTCTTTATCATCTACCTCTTTTATGTAATGTTCATCTTTAGAATCTAAACTTAATTTTTCTAATCTATCTAATAAATCTGCATTAGTTTTTTCTAGTTCTTCTATTTTATTTGAAATATCTTTATTTTGTTTTTTTATACCTCTCTCTTTTTTTATTCCCATAATACCTGTAATAACTGCTCCTATAACAGCTGATAATAAGATTATAATTGCTAAAGAAAAATTTATTTCCCAAAACAAAATTTTTATTGGTATAGCTGCTGCATTTTGTATAGCAAATATAGCTACAATAAGTGCCATTATAAGAGAAAATACAAATCCATTTCTCATAAAAAATCCTCCCTTTATTTTATGTAATAACTATATAATACAACAATTTTTGTACTACTATCAACTTACTTATCTTAAACAAATTCATAAAATTAAAATAGTTTAAATTATAAGAAAGAATAATACTAAGTCTAAAAACTTTAAACTTAATATTATTCTTTCTTACTTTTAGATAATTAATCTTTTTAAGACTTATTTTTGAAATTTATTTCATCTATAGGCATTTATATATCTTAATATACATTTCTATCTTAGCTTTATATTTAGCGAAAATACGTATATCCTTTTCAAACATAAATGCTAAAAAGTATACCTACATTATTTAGCTATTATTACTTCTATACCATTAGCTTTGAATTTATTTAATAATTCTTCTTCTTCCGCTGTAAATTCCTTAAGACCATCTATTATTATTTTACTTATTTCCTTTGTTTCACAAACCTTTAAAAGAGACACATTATTAAGCTTAGAGTGATCTAAAAGAACTATAACCTCTTTACTTACAGACATAGCGGCCTTTTTAGTTTCTACTTCAAAAGCATTTATATCTGTAAGTCCTGCTTCAAAAGATAAAGCCTTAGCTGATATAAAAGATTTTTTTATATTAAATTTCTTAAAAGATTCTTCTACATAGGAACCTACTAAGGATAAAGAACTATGTCGTAAAATTCCACAGGCTACTACTACTGTTATATTGTCAAAAGAAGCTAGTGCTGTTACTACACTTATAGAATTTGTAACTACTGTTACCTTTTTATCTCTTATATATTTACATATTGCTAAAGCTGTAGTACTAGCGTCTATCATGATAACATCATCATTTTCTACTAATTCTCCTGCATATTTACCTATAATAGCTTTTTCATCCTTATTTTTTAATATTCTACCCTTTAAAGGATCATCTACAACCTTTTTACATTCGCCTTCAGATATACGGGTAGCTCCTCCATAGGTTCTAAGTAATTTCCCACTGCTTTCTAACTTTTTTAAGTCTCTTCTTATAGTCATTTCTGATACCTGTAATTTTGCACTTAATTCCATTATATCTACAGTTTTATTTTCTTCTATTTCTGTTAATATTTTTTCTCTTCTAATTTCAGGTTTAAGTTTCATATTTCTCACCTATTCCTAATATTTTTATTTTATAATTAATTATAAAACAAAATATCACTAAGTTATAGTATAACTTGCCCACGACCACCACTTTTTACAAAATAAGTATTTAAACATAATGGTTTTATTACAAGTATGTTCACCTGATTACTGAAAGACTTTATAGGTGGTAATTATAATTTACCCCAACCTTTTTCTTCCTTTACTTTATTTAATTTCTCCACTTGCAGTTCATTTAAAGTCTTTATATTTCCTATTATTTTTGAATAAATAGTTACTTTCGAAACCATTTCTAAATTTTCCATTCTATAATAAGCCTGCATTACATCTGTCCCTACTGTAAGGGCCCCATGGTTGGATAATAAAAGGACATCACTATATGGAATTTCTTTTTCTACAGCTTTTGGAACTTCATCAGTAGAAGGAGTTCCATATTCACAATATCCTATCTTCCCTAATGAAAAAACCGCTTCTGGAAGAATAACAGGATCATCTAGTTTTTCTTTTGATACTGAAAAAGCTGTGGATGCTGGTGGATGAGCATGAACTATAGCTTTTACATCTGCTCTCATATTATAAACAGCTAAATGCATTTTTATTTCAGATGTAACCTTCATATGCCCTTCTATAACATTTCCTTCTCTATCTACTTTTATTATTTGATCTGGAGTTACCTCTCCTTTGTTAACCCCTGTAGGAGTAATTAATATAGTGTTGTCATCAAGTTTAGCACTTATATTTCCATCATTTGAGGCTACAAAAAATCTCTGTTGAAGTTTTTTTCCTGCCTCTACAATTTGTAATCTTAAATATGTTTCATTATTCAAATTGTCACCCTCTTTACTAAGTGATTAATAAATTTGAGGATAGAATCCCTAATTTATTCCATACGATACTTAAATATCCGAAAAGGACTTTTTTATATTTTTCATATTAAGAAGTTCTGCCATTATTTTAGCCCCTTTCTAACTTCTTATTTTTCAAAAAGTTTCTTTAAATTTTCTTCAAAAGGAGGATATACTATACCCTCTTCTGTAACAATTGCAGTTATATTTTCATGTGGTGTAACATCAAATCCTGGATTATAAACTTTTACACTCTTTGGGGCTGTCCAAACACCAAATCTACAAGTAACTTCTTCTGAATTTCTTTCTTCTATTGGTATATCTTTTCCTGTTTTTGTATTCATATCTATACTTGGAGTTGGTGCAGCAATATACATTGGTATTCCAAAATATTTAGCCAAAATTGAAACTCCCATAGTTCCTATTTTGTTAGCAGTATCTCCATTAGCGGCTATCCTATCGCATCCTACTATTACCGCATCAATTTTACTTTGAGACATAACCATAGCTGCCATATTATCTGTTATAGTAGTTACATCTATTCCTGCTTCATACAACTCTAGCGCTGTTAAAGTGGACCCTTGAAGTCTTGGTCTAGTTTCGTCTGAATAGACCTTAAAATTCCAACCCTTTTCTTTTGCAAGATACATAGGAGATGTAGCTGTTCCATATTTAGATGTAGCAAGTTGTCCAGCATTACAATGAGTTAATATTCCAACTCCATCCTTTAATAAAGTTATAAGATTTTCCCCTATAGATTTGCATATTTCTATATCTTCTTCATGAATTCTTTTTGCTTCTTCTCTTAATATGCCCTTTATTTCTCTAACATCTTTATCTTTATTTTCTAAAGCTTTACTTTCCATAACCTTTAAAGCCCAAGATAAATTTACAGCTGTTGGTCTACTTGAATCCAAATAAACGGATTTTTCTTTTAAATATTTAAAGAAATTTTCAAAATTATCTTCTGGTGCTATTTTTGCTGCAAAGTATAAACCATAAGCTGCTGTAACTCCTATAGCTGGAGCTCCTCTAACTATCATATCCTTTATAGAATCGTATACACCTTCTACAGTATCATATTCTATATATTCAATTTTATTTGGTAATATTGTTTGGTCTAAAAGTATTAACTTATCTCTCTTGTCATCCCATTTTATAGCTAATAACTCTGCCATTTTTAATCCTCCCTTTTATATGCTGTGTTTTTCACTTTATAATCCCTATTGTTTTTTTCAGTATTCTTTTTAAAAGAAATAAATGCACCTGATAAAAACAAATATTTCAAAATATTATTTTGTTGCTTCTAAAATAAGTGCTGATAAGTCTTCTATGCTTCTTATTTTATTTCTTCTCATTACCATTTCTTGTCCTATTTTTAGTCCTAAGATTTGAGCTTTTGCCTTTTGCTTTAAATCTTTTAAAATATCTAAATCTGGTACATGAGCCATTCCAACTATTCTTCTCATAATTTCACAGGCACTAAAACCTACAGTTTCTTGAAGCAAGTTATTTATATAGTATTCTTTATAGCCTTCAACAGTTGAAGATATTTCTTTAATATCTTTGTCCCAAATTTCTTTTAAATCTTTTTCGAATTCATGCCAAATTTCTCCTATAGTATCTAATAAATATTTTCTAAATTCCTTTATCTCTTCCTTTGATCTATCTTCTCTGCCTTCCCAAGAAATATAGTTTAAAATAAAGTTTGCAAATAAAAGTCCTATATCATATCCATAGGGGCCATAGAAAGCAAATTCTGTATCAAAAACTCTCATATCATCTTCTGTTATAAATATAGATCCTGTATGTAAATCACCATGTAGGAGACCTTCTGCTTTAGTCATAAATATATTTTTTAATTTTGTAACCTCTAATCTAAAATCTTTTCTTCCCCACATATTTTTAACTTCATCCATAATCTCCGGATTTATATCATTTGATTCTGCATCCATATATGGATCAGTTAGCACTAATTTTTCTGTAATATCACATAGTTCTGGATTTATAAATTTAGAGACTAGAGATTTTTTAGCTACTGCACCTACCCCTAAATCTGAAGTGTAAAATAAATTTTTTGATAGGAATTTTCCTATTTGATTTGGAAACTTAGGATATTTTTTCATATTCATTAACCCATTTCTAAGCATATCCATATTTCCTAAGTCTTCTCCTACATAAAGGTTGTAATCCTTATCATGGTAGTAAACCTTAGGCACACTGTTTGGGCAAGCTTTATCCTGTTCTATCATAGCTTCAGCTTCAATTCTATTTCTCTCTACAGTTAACTTCCAGCCCTCTCCAGCTACTCTTAAGTAAGGAAGAGCTTGTTTAATAATTACAGATTTCCCTGTATTATTATCTTTAACTCTAAAGACTAGATTTAAATTCCCATCTCCAATTTCTTTTGCAGTTAAATCCGCATTTTTATCAAAGATTTCTAGATTTAACTTTTTAATATATTTTATTATTGATTCACAATCCATTGGCTTATATTCTGCCATATAGACACACCCCCATAAATAATTTATATTAATTTAAATTAAACTCATAATAATTCATATTTTAATGAAATAAAAAAAACCATCCAAAGATTACTGACCTTTGTATTGTATTTTATAAAAGAGGAGATCTTATTTTAAGTAACCTTTGGATATTTTTGTTTGTATCTTGTAACTTTATTTTATAAGGTATATGAAAATGATACCATTCCAAACATTTACTTGTCAATATTTTGCACTATTTTTGTTCTATTTTGTTATTTTATTTCATTTTTAAACACCATTGTTACAATGTTATACAAATCAAATCTACTTTAAACTATTGTTAAAGAAAAAAATAATTTTGAACAAAATAATATATTCCTTTGTTCAAAATTAACATCTTTATATTTATATATATTATAGTAATTATAAGTACCTTATCTTATATACATTTACACATTTTTTTACTCATCATTAATTATATATTTTATTATTTTTATATCATCAATACCATAAATACTGAACACTTTTTGGTTTAATATTTTGTAATAATATTCTATTTCCTTCACATTTTCATTTTTTAAAACTTGAAAAATTTTATCAACTAATATTTCTATTTCCTCTTGAACACCTTTATTGCAATTTTTTATAGGAATTTTATTCAATCTATATTTCTTCAGTTGTGGAGTAGACTCTTTATTTGTTATTAAGTACTTTTTGTAATACCAACTCATTAACTGGGAATTTAAAATACCTAATATATATTTATGACTAAAGTTTTGTTTTAAATTAATTATTCCATATAATGACTGTTCTATTATAATACCTTCTTCATCATAAGCTGCTATAATTTCATTTCCTGTTTTTCTAACTAATATTTTGCCTTTATATTTTAATTTTTTTAGATCTTTTGTTCCTCCTTTAATATTTTCATCTTTAAAATTATAATAAGAATAGGAATAGCATATAAATTTTTTTATATTTTTCCCTTTGTATATTTTAATATAGGACTTGTCTATATTGTCTTTATATATATTTTTACAATCTCCTATAAAACCTGTAAAGGTATCACTTATTTCTGATAGGAAACTAGAGTTTTCTAAAACTTTATTTTTTATTTTTTCATTACAACTATTATTATCAAATGTAAATCCATACTCATCACAAGAAAAAAGTTTATTTTTATTTATTCTATATTCATCTTTTCCTTGTACTTTAATTTTTATTTCATTAAAACATTTTTTATTTTTTTTCAAAATAAATACCATTCCATCTGTTATAACTCCAGAAAAAGCTATATTAAAAAATAAATTTTTAATCTCATATTTATTTAATATTTCATTTCTTAATTGTATGTATTGAGAATTCCTACTAAAATTTATTG contains:
- the mtnA gene encoding S-methyl-5-thioribose-1-phosphate isomerase; amino-acid sequence: MAELLAIKWDDKRDKLILLDQTILPNKIEYIEYDTVEGVYDSIKDMIVRGAPAIGVTAAYGLYFAAKIAPEDNFENFFKYLKEKSVYLDSSRPTAVNLSWALKVMESKALENKDKDVREIKGILREEAKRIHEEDIEICKSIGENLITLLKDGVGILTHCNAGQLATSKYGTATSPMYLAKEKGWNFKVYSDETRPRLQGSTLTALELYEAGIDVTTITDNMAAMVMSQSKIDAVIVGCDRIAANGDTANKIGTMGVSILAKYFGIPMYIAAPTPSIDMNTKTGKDIPIEERNSEEVTCRFGVWTAPKSVKVYNPGFDVTPHENITAIVTEEGIVYPPFEENLKKLFEK
- the mtnK gene encoding S-methyl-5-thioribose kinase codes for the protein MAEYKPMDCESIIKYIKKLNLEIFDKNADLTAKEIGDGNLNLVFRVKDNNTGKSVIIKQALPYLRVAGEGWKLTVERNRIEAEAMIEQDKACPNSVPKVYYHDKDYNLYVGEDLGNMDMLRNGLMNMKKYPKFPNQIGKFLSKNLFYTSDLGVGAVAKKSLVSKFINPELCDITEKLVLTDPYMDAESNDINPEIMDEVKNMWGRKDFRLEVTKLKNIFMTKAEGLLHGDLHTGSIFITEDDMRVFDTEFAFYGPYGYDIGLLFANFILNYISWEGREDRSKEEIKEFRKYLLDTIGEIWHEFEKDLKEIWDKDIKEISSTVEGYKEYYINNLLQETVGFSACEIMRRIVGMAHVPDLDILKDLKQKAKAQILGLKIGQEMVMRRNKIRSIEDLSALILEATK
- a CDS encoding DeoR/GlpR family DNA-binding transcription regulator, with the translated sequence MKLKPEIRREKILTEIEENKTVDIMELSAKLQVSEMTIRRDLKKLESSGKLLRTYGGATRISEGECKKVVDDPLKGRILKNKDEKAIIGKYAGELVENDDVIMIDASTTALAICKYIRDKKVTVVTNSISVVTALASFDNITVVVACGILRHSSLSLVGSYVEESFKKFNIKKSFISAKALSFEAGLTDINAFEVETKKAAMSVSKEVIVLLDHSKLNNVSLLKVCETKEISKIIIDGLKEFTAEEEELLNKFKANGIEVIIAK
- a CDS encoding LapA family protein; its protein translation is MRNGFVFSLIMALIVAIFAIQNAAAIPIKILFWEINFSLAIIILLSAVIGAVITGIMGIKKERGIKKQNKDISNKIEELEKTNADLLDRLEKLSLDSKDEHYIKEVDDKEIILDNENKK
- a CDS encoding class II aldolase/adducin family protein — its product is MNNETYLRLQIVEAGKKLQQRFFVASNDGNISAKLDDNTILITPTGVNKGEVTPDQIIKVDREGNVIEGHMKVTSEIKMHLAVYNMRADVKAIVHAHPPASTAFSVSKEKLDDPVILPEAVFSLGKIGYCEYGTPSTDEVPKAVEKEIPYSDVLLLSNHGALTVGTDVMQAYYRMENLEMVSKVTIYSKIIGNIKTLNELQVEKLNKVKEEKGWGKL